One Ilumatobacter coccineus YM16-304 genomic window, TCACGATCACGGTGTCCGAGCTCGCGACCGAGGTGATCGACGACGCATCGGCAGCGTTCACCATCGGCGAGTTCTCGACGGTGTCGGCGGTGATCGCGATGGACGATCAGACCGCTCCGACCACGACGGTTCCGCCCACGACGGCGGTACCCACCACGGCGGCGCCGACGACCGTCGCGCCGACCACGGCCGCCCCCGACCCGACCACCACCGAGCGCCCGACCACCGAGTTGCCGGCGACCGGACCGCGAGGGCCGGCTCCGCTGCTGACGTGGGGCGCGCTCGGCCTGCTTCTGCTCGGCGCCGGCATCGCACTCTCGGCGCGTCGTCCGACCACGCGCTGATCCGCTGGCGCCGCCTCGTACGCTCGGCGGACGATGAGCGACGAACTGTGGGAAGCGCACGCCGACTGGTGGATCGAAGGGTTCACCGACGGCGCCGACCCGGAGTACGTCGAACAGATCCTGCCGCTCGCTGCAGACGAGTTGGCTGGTGCGCGACGCGTGCTCGACATCGGTTGCGGCGACGGGCAGATCGCCCGACTCGCCGCTTCCCAGGGCAGCACCGTGGTCGGTGTCGATCCGACCTGGAACTGTGTGTCGGTCGCCGAGGACCGAGGTGGTGGACCCGCCTACGCCCGAGCCGGCGCGGCGAGCCTGCCGTTCGCCAGCGGGTCGTTCGACGCCGCGACGGCGTGCCTGGTGTTCGAGCACATCGACGAGGTCGACGCAGCGATCGCCGAGGTCGCCCGAGTGCTCGAACCCGGTGGCCGGTTCTGCTTCTTCCTCAACCATCCGATCCTGCAGGCGCCAGGGAGCTCGTGGATCGACGACCACATGGTCGACCCACCCGAGCAGTACTGGCGGCTCGGCCCGTACCTGGTCGAGACCGAGACGACCGAGCAGGTGGAGTTGGGCGTGTGGATCAGGTTCATCCACCGTCCGATGTCGCGCTACGTCAACGCGCTCGCCGCGAACGGCCTCACGATCGAGCGAATGGTCGAGCCGGCACCGCCGCCCGGCTTCCTCGAACGCGCCCCGGGCTACGCCGACAGCGCTGCGTTCCCGCGGCTGCTGTACCTCCGGTTGCGAAAGTCCTGATCACGGGCTGCTCTGTCCACCCGATGGGTCGCCGGGCAAGTACGGTGAGCAGCGATGGCTGAAGTGGTCTTGATCACCGGGCTCTCCGGAGCCGGACGTTCGGGAGCTGCCGACGTCCTCGAAGACCTCGGCTTCTACGTGGTCGACAACCTGCCGACCACGCTGGTCAACACGATCGTCGACCTCGCGGCCAAGCCGGGTAGCGACATCGGCAAACTGGCGCTGGTCGCCGGACGCCAGCACCACGAACTGCTCAACAAGATCGGCGAGCTGCGCGCCAGCGGCCACCGTGTCCGGGTCGTGTTCCTCGACGCCGCCACACCCGAGGTCGTGCGTCGATACGACGCGACCCGTCGCCGCCACCCGCTCGCCGACGTCGCCGGCGGGCTGATCGAAGCGATCGAACTCGAACGCGAACAGCTCGAACCGGTGCGTCAGGCCGCCGACCTCGTCATCGACACGAGCGACCTCAACATCCATCAGCTCAAGGAACGCATCGTCGGCGCCTTCGACTCCGAGTCCGGGTCGCGCCTGCAGATCGCCGTCGAGAGCTTCGGTTTCAAGCACGGCCTGCCGCTCGACGCCGACATGGTGATGGACGTGCGCTTCCTGCCGAACCCGCACTGGCAGGAAGAGCTTCGACCGCTCACCGGCCACGACCCCAAGGTCCGTGACCACGTCATCGAAACGGCAGCCGGCTCGGAGTTCGTCGATCGGCTCGACGACATGCTCGGTTGGCTGGTGCCGCACTACGAGGCCGAGGGGCGGA contains:
- the rapZ gene encoding RNase adapter RapZ; the encoded protein is MAEVVLITGLSGAGRSGAADVLEDLGFYVVDNLPTTLVNTIVDLAAKPGSDIGKLALVAGRQHHELLNKIGELRASGHRVRVVFLDAATPEVVRRYDATRRRHPLADVAGGLIEAIELEREQLEPVRQAADLVIDTSDLNIHQLKERIVGAFDSESGSRLQIAVESFGFKHGLPLDADMVMDVRFLPNPHWQEELRPLTGHDPKVRDHVIETAAGSEFVDRLDDMLGWLVPHYEAEGRSYLTLAIGCTGGRHRSVAIAEEMASRLRARGAAVRATHRDVAR
- a CDS encoding class I SAM-dependent methyltransferase: MSDELWEAHADWWIEGFTDGADPEYVEQILPLAADELAGARRVLDIGCGDGQIARLAASQGSTVVGVDPTWNCVSVAEDRGGGPAYARAGAASLPFASGSFDAATACLVFEHIDEVDAAIAEVARVLEPGGRFCFFLNHPILQAPGSSWIDDHMVDPPEQYWRLGPYLVETETTEQVELGVWIRFIHRPMSRYVNALAANGLTIERMVEPAPPPGFLERAPGYADSAAFPRLLYLRLRKS